The Nymphaea colorata isolate Beijing-Zhang1983 unplaced genomic scaffold, ASM883128v2 scaffold0462, whole genome shotgun sequence genomic interval GACGATTTAGCGATTTCTTCACGCCCATCTTCGTCATCTCGAGAACCTCCGGCTGGTCTGCACATATCATCGAGCAGCGCAAGTCCAAAAAACTCATCAGGCCTATGTCTAACTATACCGGACCAGGACCCATTGCGTTCACTCCCATCGGCCAGCGTCCCAAGCTTTGATATCCCATATCTCATATCCTCATTATCATCATTATTATTACATAGGAAACGAGTGGGATTTATTCAAGATCGATAAATTTGGAAGCCAAATTGGATGTTTTTGCGTGGATGAAGTAGGTTGATGCTAGAATAAGGCATTTTTGTTAGAAAACTTTGGAGTATAGCATGGAGGATGCATCAGTAAATCATGTTTTTATGATTAGCAAGAATAACTATACAGGTATATGCATGAAAAACAATGGAGAACATCAAATGCTATGCCTCATCAGCAAGACGACCAAAAAAGAGCAGCTTCAATATTAGGAGAAAATGTCTAAATGTACTGTTTCTCCTTTACTGCATCAACATCATTCATATTATCTCCTGATATTGGCTGCTTCCACCTATCTCAACCATCTCTTAGCATATCAACTATACAAAGTACTGCAACGTTGCCACGGATGAAGGCAtagtttatcattttatttcatttattgtaTGGGCATAAAATAAACCAAGATTGCCTACTTCGACGGCAGCTACTATTCGGGGGAAGTCAACTCATCGGGCAGGTAGCACGGCAAGGGACAGATCTACTACGCCAACGGAGACCACCTCAAGGGCAGCTTCGTCGACTCCGAATGCACCTACGCGTACATCACCAAGAAGAATGGAGATACATACGAAGGGCAAATGAGAAATCTTAGGTTCCATGGTCAGGGAAAATTGACGTCGAAAGGAGAAAGCTGGAGCGGGCTTTTTAGAGCAGGCACCTTCCTCCATGGAAAAATCATATTGGAAGATGGATCAATCTACGTGGGATCGGTCGACCAAGGTTGTCGGGCAGGTTACGGGTAATTGAAGACAGCAGACGGCACAATATACAAGGGCCAGTTCAGACGTGACAAGTTCGACGGATACGGCGAGCTTGAGCAGCGAGACGGCTCCAAATACAGTGGCCACTTCAAGTCGGGAGAGTTCGAAGGGCAAGGCACCCTGGTGAAGTTCGAAAGGGGCAAAAAGGCATACCAGTATGAGGGTGGCTTTGCTGCAGGACTCTTCGAGGGTGAGGGCAAGCTCGTGTACGCGGGCGGGAACAGCTACGAGGGCGGCTTCAGGAACGGCAAGAAAAACGGAAGAGGGATTTTCAAGTACGAGAGCGGGGATGTGTACGAGGGGTGCTTCAGGGACGACGCCAAGGAAGACACCAACTGCACCATCACCAGGACCAACGGCACCAAGTACGTGGGCGGAATTGTGAATGATAAGTACCACGGACGGGGAAGGCTGGAGAAATCCAACGGAGAATACTATGAAGGATAGTTCTAAAATGGAGAGAAGCATGGTAGGGGAAAGCTGAAAACGCAGTAATTCCTATACGAGGGGGAGTTTGCAGGGGGTTTCAAGCACGGGTAAGCCAAGGTGACTTACTTCGACGAGGACCACAAGGTGATAGAGGGCAGGTTCTAGAACGGGGAGATGCACGGTACTTGCATCGAGAAGAGCGACAAGCAGCTGCTCGAGGTGACTTACAACAAGGGAATAAAGGAGGGGCCTTACCGCAAGAAAATGGGATCAGACTACTAATAATCAGGGACTTTCGTCAACGGTCAGCGTCACGGGACCATAAAGATCCGCAAGGGGAACGAATCAGCAGCATACCGTTTCGAGGATGGGGTGCGTTGCTAAGAAATCCCAATATGATCATGCCATCGCATTTAAATTAGATTGTATAACTTAAATATGGAACTGAGCAGGATTGACGAGCAGGTCGAAATGCTGCAGACCGTCGGATACACCCTCAACATCGACGAAAAGTAACGATCAGTACACGCAGACTCAGGCTGAAATTGGCCCATGGAGCCGTCCTCGCCGCCAATGAGCAACTGGATGAGCTTAAGTTTTGGGGAAGAGTGGAGGGACTCACCAAGAGCTACTATGTGTTGCTCGGACTCACCTTCCGCAAGGCCTATGAGTTCCCACATAAAACATTCTACTACGCGTATCTATCCCATGACCATAGTCTATCGTCTGACTTCGAGTTCAAGGAGCTTCCCTGATCTGCTCCTGCAGCACGAGGGATTGCCTTAGAAGTTCAACGCGATGCCTTTCCTGGGCGACCCCGCCAAGATCCTGGTGAACGTGGAGGGAGAGTCAGAGCAGCAGGAGGGACAGCCTCCCGAGGAGGGCGGCGCCGAGGGCAAGGTGGAGAAGGCGGAGGACGAGGACGAGGAGGCCAAGAAGGTGCCCAAG includes:
- the LOC116245029 gene encoding phosphatidylinositol 4-phosphate 5-kinase 1, which translates into the protein MEDASVNHVFMISKNNYTDGTIYKGQFRRDKFDGYGELEQRDGSKYSGHFKSGEFEGQGTLVKFERGKKAYQYEGGFAAGLFEGEGKLVYAGGNSYEGGFRNGKKNGRGIFKYESGDVYEGCFRDDAKEDTNCTITRTNGTKYVGGIVNDKYHGRGRLEKSNGEYYEG